One genomic segment of Capricornis sumatraensis isolate serow.1 chromosome X, serow.2, whole genome shotgun sequence includes these proteins:
- the GJB1 gene encoding gap junction beta-1 protein, with amino-acid sequence MNWTGLYTLLSGVNRHSTAIGRVWLSVIFIFRIMVLVVAAESVWGDEKSSFICNTLQPGCNSVCYDHFFPISHVRLWSLQLILVSTPALLVAMHVAHQQHIEKKMLRLEGHGDPLHLEEVKRHKVHISGTLWWTYVISVVFRLLFEAAFMYVFYLLYPGYAMVRLVKCDAYPCPNTVDCFVSRPTEKTIFTVFMLAASGICIILNVAEVVYLIFRACARRAQRRSNPPSRKGSGGFGHRLSPEYKQNEINKLLSEQDGSLKDILRRSPGTGAGLAEKSDRCSAC; translated from the coding sequence ATGAACTGGACGGGTTTGTACACCTTGCTCAGTGGCGTGAATCGGCATTCTACTGCCATTGGCCGAGTATGGCTCTCTGTCATCTTCATCTTCAGAatcatggtgctggtggtggctgCCGAGAGCGTGTGGGGTGATGAGAAGTCTTCCTTCATCTGCAACACCCTCCAGCCTGGCTGCAATAGTGTCTGCTATgaccactttttccccatttcccaCGTGCGTCTGTGGTCTCTGCAGCTCATCTTGGTGTCCACCCCAGCTCTCCTCGTGGCCATGCACGTGGCACACCAGCAGCACATTGAAAAGAAAATGCTTCGACTTGAGGGCCACGGCGACCCCCTGCACCTGGAGGAGGTGAAGAGGCACAAGGTCCACATCTCAGGGACACTGTGGTGGACCTATGTGATCAGCGTGGTCTTCCGGCTGCTGTTCGAGGCCGCTTTCATGTATGTCTTTTATCTGCTCTATCCTGGCTACGCCATGGTGCGGCTGGTCAAGTGTGATGCCTACCCCTGCCCCAACACAGTGGACTGCTTCGTGTCCCGCCCCACGGAGAAAACCATCTTCACGGTCTTCATGCTGGCCGCCTCAGGCATCTGCATCATCCTCAATGTGGCCGAGGTGGTGTACCTCATCTTCCGGGCCTGTGCCCGCCGAGCCCAGCGCCGCTCCAATCCACCCTCCCGCAAGGGCTCAGGGGGCTTCGGCCATCGCCTCTCACCTGAATACAAGCAGAATGAGATCAACAAGCTGCTGAGTGAGCAGGACGGCTCCCTGAAAGACATACTGCGCCGCAGCCCTGGCACCGGGGCTGGGCTGGCCGAGAAGAGTGACCGCTGCTCCGCCTGCTGA